The following are from one region of the Mycolicibacterium diernhoferi genome:
- the drmD gene encoding DISARM system SNF2-like helicase DrmD gives MGESRAEADHLSPGQRYTIRRAVQEAIDEHGIEWAMRNTCSHLEAKYGISYDTLEYLLHDELPAALPEELLTSGQRNKIRRDFSAATSTTDPTRRHTAVAEMVKRSAEHFGVSEDTIRAVVGIEGDTVPATSLPGGSPVPVAAPSLPEPGQVVEVRGSTWAVANVQAQGLPLSPADDAAAKLNHVVDLQSLDEDRLGEQLSVIWELEVGKTVTPPQGLPEHINPEGFDDPVTLAGFIDAMRWGAVTSADPNRYQAPFWSGVTVEAYQLEPLRRALTSPRTNLLLADDVGLGKTIEAGLVVQELFLRHRARTAVIVCPPSLALKWQDEMRDKFGLQFVIVNSELMAEVRRTHGLHANPFQLYPRVIVSMAWLPQVRCQRLLRDVYAQAKNPKLGKRFVFDMLIVDEAHHVAPSSPSTIAGGRGYSVDTQRTVAVRQLADTCEHRLFLSATPHNGYPESFTALMEMIDPRRFSRGALLDAAALKDVTVRRLKRDLTGKGFKERQVTTLNFTPEVSEQEMFSLLDEIVTRSAKQNGTKPGGDIVTMLLKKRFLSSPFAFGMTISHYRDARAGRGLRDDEYDDIFGEGQADEEEGLWEHDEAERLRESKASDPLSAAEPGQLEKLADWGLSYESRPDSRLERLITFLDAVCRPDGTHWSNERVVVFTEYAHTLGWLQRVFAQRGYADRLAVIEGATPTEDREYIRSQFTADPTEEPVRVLLATDAAGEGIDLQNHCHRLVNFDIPFNPSRLEQRIGRIDRYGQTETPEVFHFVPDDKSSTYAADANFMARIAKKIAQVEVDLGSANQVIGDEIQEHFAQRAPAKRKAKGLDGNKVIQEALAGGIELNTRLTELERGYDASRADLHLEPQNLRRVVDTALRINHQLPLEPVGDADTDAEVFEMPPLSPAWQDTLKGLATRLKPDVPRPITFDPTAAEGRADLVYVHLGHPIVQKAQRLLRRSLWSVDSTLNRVTAVVIDDAAESFVAAVTRMVLVGRGGVRLHEEVFLVGVRLKGRRAMAEEKAEQALDHALDGDRLTLASRRVRDDLCDIWNAPDAPLRARLEDSMHARADRRHTRVLEQLDKRRSSDIQRARDIFAAFRTNLRESLDLLRSKEAEAQAMLWADDQQKQWRRDIDSMQRRLDELDDEEAREIAAITGRYADVKPHTTAAAVVFALTPEDAKAGLR, from the coding sequence ATGGGGGAGAGTCGAGCCGAAGCTGACCATCTGTCACCCGGGCAGCGCTACACGATCCGGCGAGCCGTCCAAGAAGCGATCGACGAACACGGCATCGAATGGGCTATGCGGAACACCTGTTCGCATCTCGAAGCTAAGTACGGCATCTCCTACGACACCCTCGAGTACCTGCTCCATGACGAGTTGCCGGCGGCGTTGCCCGAGGAGCTGCTGACTTCGGGCCAGCGAAACAAGATCCGACGGGACTTCAGCGCCGCGACCTCCACCACCGACCCCACCCGCAGACACACCGCCGTCGCCGAGATGGTCAAGCGATCCGCCGAGCACTTCGGAGTGTCCGAAGACACCATTCGGGCGGTTGTCGGTATCGAAGGCGATACTGTGCCGGCAACATCACTACCCGGAGGATCACCTGTGCCTGTAGCCGCCCCGTCCCTGCCCGAGCCTGGTCAGGTCGTCGAGGTGCGCGGCTCAACGTGGGCGGTCGCCAACGTCCAGGCGCAGGGGCTACCACTCAGCCCGGCTGACGACGCAGCCGCGAAGCTGAACCACGTCGTCGACCTCCAGTCGCTCGACGAGGACCGCCTCGGTGAACAGCTGTCGGTGATCTGGGAGCTTGAGGTCGGCAAGACCGTCACCCCGCCGCAAGGATTACCCGAGCACATCAACCCGGAAGGCTTCGACGATCCCGTCACCTTGGCCGGCTTCATCGACGCGATGCGCTGGGGTGCGGTCACCTCGGCGGACCCCAACCGCTACCAGGCGCCATTCTGGTCCGGTGTCACGGTGGAGGCCTACCAGCTCGAACCACTACGGCGTGCGCTGACCAGCCCGCGTACCAATCTGCTGCTCGCGGACGACGTCGGATTGGGCAAGACCATCGAGGCCGGCCTCGTGGTGCAGGAACTGTTCCTGCGGCATCGAGCCCGCACCGCAGTTATTGTGTGCCCGCCGAGCTTGGCGCTTAAGTGGCAAGACGAGATGCGAGACAAGTTCGGCCTGCAGTTCGTCATCGTGAACAGCGAACTGATGGCCGAGGTGCGCCGCACTCACGGCCTGCACGCCAACCCCTTCCAGCTGTATCCGCGGGTGATCGTGTCCATGGCATGGCTGCCGCAGGTGCGCTGCCAGCGATTGCTGCGCGACGTCTATGCCCAGGCAAAGAATCCCAAGCTGGGCAAGCGGTTCGTCTTCGACATGCTCATCGTCGATGAAGCTCACCACGTCGCGCCGTCGAGCCCCTCAACCATTGCCGGCGGCCGCGGCTACTCGGTGGACACCCAAAGAACCGTCGCGGTGCGCCAACTCGCCGACACGTGCGAGCACCGCCTGTTCCTGAGTGCCACCCCGCACAACGGCTACCCGGAGTCGTTCACCGCGCTGATGGAGATGATCGACCCCCGCCGGTTCTCCCGCGGCGCGCTGCTGGACGCCGCTGCGCTCAAGGACGTGACGGTGCGCCGCCTCAAGCGCGATCTCACGGGCAAAGGGTTCAAAGAACGTCAGGTAACGACCCTCAACTTCACGCCCGAGGTCAGCGAACAGGAGATGTTCTCCCTGCTCGACGAGATCGTCACCCGCAGCGCCAAGCAGAACGGCACCAAACCGGGCGGCGACATCGTGACCATGCTGCTCAAGAAGCGGTTCCTGTCCAGCCCGTTCGCCTTCGGGATGACGATTAGCCATTACCGCGACGCGCGAGCCGGGCGCGGGCTGCGCGACGACGAGTACGACGACATCTTCGGTGAAGGCCAGGCCGACGAGGAAGAAGGCCTGTGGGAGCACGACGAGGCCGAGCGGCTGCGTGAGTCCAAGGCCTCGGACCCACTCAGCGCCGCCGAGCCCGGTCAGCTGGAGAAACTCGCCGATTGGGGATTGAGCTACGAAAGCCGACCCGACTCACGCCTGGAGCGGCTGATCACCTTCCTCGACGCGGTCTGCCGGCCCGACGGCACCCACTGGTCCAACGAGCGGGTGGTGGTGTTCACCGAGTATGCGCACACCCTCGGCTGGCTGCAGCGAGTATTCGCACAACGCGGCTACGCCGACCGTTTGGCCGTCATCGAAGGCGCAACCCCCACCGAGGACCGGGAGTACATCCGGTCCCAGTTCACTGCCGACCCCACCGAGGAACCGGTGCGGGTGCTGCTAGCTACCGACGCCGCCGGCGAAGGCATCGACCTGCAAAACCACTGCCACCGGCTGGTGAACTTCGACATCCCGTTCAACCCGTCCCGGCTCGAACAACGCATCGGCCGCATCGACCGCTACGGGCAAACCGAAACACCCGAGGTGTTTCACTTCGTTCCCGACGACAAGTCCTCCACCTACGCCGCCGACGCGAACTTCATGGCACGCATCGCCAAGAAGATCGCTCAGGTCGAGGTGGACCTGGGATCGGCGAACCAGGTGATCGGTGACGAGATCCAAGAACACTTCGCCCAACGCGCACCGGCCAAACGCAAAGCCAAGGGGCTTGACGGCAACAAGGTAATCCAGGAAGCCTTGGCCGGCGGCATCGAACTCAATACGCGGCTCACCGAACTCGAACGCGGCTACGACGCCTCACGCGCCGATCTGCATCTGGAACCGCAGAACCTGCGTCGGGTCGTCGACACGGCACTGCGGATCAATCATCAGCTTCCGCTGGAGCCAGTGGGCGATGCCGACACCGACGCCGAGGTCTTCGAAATGCCGCCGCTGAGTCCCGCATGGCAGGACACCCTCAAAGGCTTGGCTACCCGGCTGAAACCCGATGTGCCGCGACCGATCACGTTCGACCCGACCGCCGCTGAAGGACGTGCCGACCTGGTGTACGTCCACCTCGGACACCCGATCGTGCAGAAAGCGCAACGGCTGCTTCGCCGCTCGCTATGGAGTGTGGACTCCACCCTGAACCGAGTCACTGCGGTGGTGATCGACGATGCTGCGGAGTCGTTTGTGGCTGCCGTGACCCGTATGGTGCTCGTCGGCCGAGGCGGGGTGCGGCTGCACGAGGAGGTGTTCCTGGTCGGTGTGCGACTGAAGGGCAGGCGCGCGATGGCCGAGGAGAAAGCCGAACAAGCCCTGGACCACGCACTGGATGGTGACCGGCTGACGCTGGCTAGTCGCCGGGTCCGCGACGACTTGTGCGACATCTGGAACGCCCCAGATGCACCACTGCGGGCTCGACTGGAGGACTCCATGCACGCCCGCGCCGACCGCCGCCACACCCGCGTGCTGGAGCAACTGGACAAACGCCGAAGTTCCGATATTCAGCGGGCCCGCGACATCTTCGCCGCGTTCCGGACGAATCTGCGCGAATCACTGGATCTCTTGCGCAGCAAGGAAGCCGAAGCCCAAGCCATGCTCTGGGCCGACGACCAGCAGAAGCAATGGCGCCGCGACATCGACTCAATGCAGCGCCGCCTCGATGAACTCGACGACGAGGAGGCCCGCGAGATCGCCGCGATCACCGGCCGCTACGCCGACGTGAAACCTCACACCACCGCCGCCGCGGTGGTGTTCGCCCTCACCCCTGAAGACGCGAAAGCGGGGCTGCGCTGA